The genomic DNA GGACTATGCGGAGGCCCGGCGCTATCTGGGACTGGATCGTTCCTACGTCGAGCAATATCTCTCGTTCATCGGCCGCGCCGTCACCGGCGACTTCGGCATGTCGATTCGCGCGCGGCGGCCGGTGGTGGAGCTCCTGCAGGAGCGGCTGCCCAACTCGCTCCGCCTCGCCGCCTTCGCCATGGGCATCACCCTCAGCATTGCGTTCCCCCTGGGCGTGATCGCCGCGGTGCGGAAGGGCACGGGCGTCGACCGCGTCGCCCAGGTGGTCGCCGTGCTCGGCCAGTCCTTGCCGACCTTCTGGGTGTCCATCGTGCTGGTGGAAGTCGTGGCGGGGCGGCTGCAGTGGTTGCCGGCGGGCGGCAACGAGGCCGGCCTTGCCAGCTACGTGCTGCCCGGCTTCACGCTCGGCTGGTTCGTCGTGGCGGGCATGATGCGCCTGCTCCGCTCCGGCATGCTCGAGGTG from Candidatus Methylomirabilota bacterium includes the following:
- a CDS encoding ABC transporter permease — translated: MIRFVLSRLLQSLVALAILSVVVFVLARATGDPLQLILPMSATPEDYAEARRYLGLDRSYVEQYLSFIGRAVTGDFGMSIRARRPVVELLQERLPNSLRLAAFAMGITLSIAFPLGVIAAVRKGTGVDRVAQVVAVLGQSLPTFWVSIVLVEVVAGRLQWLPAGGNEAGLASYVLPGFTLGWFVVAGMMRLLRSGMLEVLDSEYVKLARVKGLLEPRVVWIHALKNALIPVVTFAGIYFSILVTTAIVVETVFAWPGLGRLAYEGISSRDYPVIQAVVLTTAVIVAVVNLSVDCLYAVIDPRIRHAR